The region aacaattcacaacaatacgcAAATGTAAAAGTGAAAGAattgaattaagaaatatataaatattaggacgagcaatgtcggagtggcattgactaaaatacagtagaatagaatacagtatgtaaacattattaaagtgaccaatgttccattattaaagtgaccagtgattccatgtctatgtatatagggcagcagcctctaaggtgcagggttgagtaaccgggagGTATCcgcctagtgatggctatttaacagtctgatggccttgagatagaagctgtttttcagtcttttggtcccagctttgatgcacctgtactgacctcgccttctggatggtagcggggggAACAGGCTATtcctcgggtggttgttgtccttgatgatctttttggccttcctgtgacatcgggtgctgtaggtgtcctagagggaAGGTTGTTTGCCCCCAgggatgcattgggcagaccataccaccctctggagagccctgcggttgcgtgcggtgcagttgtcgtaccaggtggtgatgaaGCCTGACAGCATGCTCTCAATCGTGCATCTGTAAAAGAGGATCTTAGGGGCCAAGACATATTTCTTCAGCCtaatgaggttgaagaggcatgACATTGGTCAAATTTGCCCTGTCACCTAATGTACATTGCTGTCTAGCAGAGTAGCAGAATGTTGTGATACACCATGACCTGTTATTTTCACGTGTGGTGAATGATCAAACTTTGAGACATCAGTTAATGATGAACATTAGTTGTCTCCAAACATGCATGTGTTTAATATATTAACCTCTTCTCTAGGGATTTCTGTAATTTTCTTAATCACATGGTCTACGGGTGTCTGCCCACTTTGACGCTGCATGAAAGTAAGTATCCTGGTCCTTGTGATTATACCTCTTTTTACTTAGATCCTAAATAAGGTCCAGAGTTTTTCCCGGTCTGGTCACATGATTGGAGAAATCTCAGTGCCCTGATTACAGGTATGCTGATGCTGTGCTCTGCTGTCTGTCAGGCCTGTGTCCTTCAGTGTGGAAGATATGGTGCTGGAGGTCAGTGTGGTGTTGGCTACTTTTGTCCACCCAGAGAGCAGGACCCCTCCCAGGCTACAGAGGCCCAGGCTCCTGCTGCACTAAGGTAGCCATCACCATTTATTATACAGTAATTATACCACCACCAATAGGGGAGGTTCTGTATTTGGTGCATCATTGTGTAATACACAACATCACCAGTATCACTTGCTGCTCTTAATCTGCTTCTATCTGCATCGTCTATTATGTCGTCACCAGGGCAACCATAAGGGTAAATTAAATGATGTTTTATGTAGAAGTGGCCGAGTTATTTCAAATAGACATTAGCCAAATTATTTCAAATAGATAGGGAAGCCCTTGTTAGGGAGCATGTTGTGGAAAAATGGAGGACATTTTGTCCTAGGGAGAAGCAGTTTCTCAATAGCATATAAAAAAGCAAACAGCCATAAATAGCCTTAAAGCGCTTGTCCAATCATGTGACAGTCACAGTAGAGTATATTTGAATCATAGAACTAGCTGTGCCAGTGATGTCATTCTTACTGGAGGCAGTTTGCCATCGTGTGCTTTTTTTGGTGCCTCAGTGGGTGTTGTGTTACAGAACAGTGTCGTGGTAGTTTAACAGAGCCTGGCTATCTGGGGCAAGGACGTGCTGGCTGGGTTAGAGGCCTGACAGACTGACAGGCTGTAATCCCTACAGTCACTAACCTGTTACGTTGCTGTGGCGATGATGTCACTCAGTGTGGCTGTCCTTGCCCGCCTCTATCTATTTCTCTTAAGTGTCTGCTCTGAGCTGCCTGAGGTGGGTTTTGCACCAGTCCCAGTCGGACCATGTTGACCATGTAGTTAACGCCTGTCagggctccctctctctccccaagctTAAACATGTCCTGTGTTATGTACCCACAGCTTTCAAATGAATTGTACATATAGTTCTGGCCAAATATAGTGACACTTTTGCACTTTTCTTAGACAATTCCCTATTTCTCTTAAAATAAGTTGAAACTGAAAAACACTtttggtctccacaccttgttattggattttcaacattGCAGAACCAATTTTATTTTGTAAACTTAAGTTTacaatttattttaaatttttaaatgaAGACAAATGGCATAGACACCCTGGAGCTAGTacttggttgcacagcctttggtCAAGATAACTGCAGACAAATGTTTCCTATAACCATAAACGATCTTGCTGCACCTTTCTACTGGTAATTTGGCCCACTCTCCAGCAGCATACTGCTCCTATTCTTCAATGTTTGACGGATTCCCTCCACCAACTGCTGTTTTCAGATCTCGCCATAGGTTTTAAATGGGATTCAGATCTGGACTCTTTGCTGGCCACTCCAGAACAGTCCAGCGTTTCTTTTTGAACCATTCCTGGGTGCTttttgatgtgtgtttggggtggttgtcctgctggaagacccaCAACCTTCAACGGAGACCCAGTTTTTGGACACTGGGTTGAGCATTGGACTCCAAAACACACAAATATCTCCTGATTTCATGATGCCTTGCGCACTTCAAGGCCCCCAGTACCAAAGGTggcaaagcaaccccacagcaTTGTCAAACCTCACCCGtgtttgattgtagggagggtGTTATTTTCATTGATTGGTTCATTTGGTCGCCGTGCATGAAAATTGGCAAGCCACCCcgggtcctctccaaatactaccgctGCAATATCGAGAGTGTCCTGACCGGTTGTATTATGGCCTAGTAAGGGAATTACTCCATCCACGACCGCAAGGCCCTCCAGCGGAGGGTgaaaacggcccagtacatcaccgggccCGTGtttcccacccatccaggacatccaCCAGACATTGCACGCTATCTCATCTAACTTCTATtgggtatctactgtatctatgtaTGTCTATTAGAATACAGTAGACCTATTGCTTTAGTTTGTTGACTATCACAAATGTAGTTAGTTCATTTATATTGATTTAAGACTGACAGGCATAATCTGTTTTAAATCTTAAACTGTATATAAAGATAGGCAGGTCACTAGAGGGAATTGCTAAAGGCAGACTTAGAGTAATGGTCCTTATATGCTCTCGGGTGTGGAGATTCTGCAGAGCTTCCAGAGGGTGAGGCAGATGCTGGTCCCCCCCTGGCCCAGGGGTTTCCCTCTGCAGGCAAGTTGCTAGTATCCAGCCAGGGAAGCCCAGTGTTCAGTGGAGCAGCCTTCATGAGAGAAGATTTTGACAGTCAgaacaccacattacacacacagaggtcTTGGCATCACAACTCCTGCTTCCTCCAAggtcaactgttctgcctgcggctatggaatcctgacctgttcaccggacgtgctacctgtcccagacctattatttgaccatgctggacatttatgaacatttgaacatcttggccatgttctgttataatctccacccggcactggccacccctcatagcctggttcctctctaggtttcttcctaggttttggcctttctagggagtttttcctagccaaggtgcttcaacacctgcattgcttgctgtttggggttttaggctgggtttctgtacagcactttgagatatcaactgatgtacgaagggctatataaatttgatttgatttaatagaaATGGTCCCCAAAGATAAATTAGAACAGAGTTTGAACTTTGGTGGACCTCCGCTTGTGCCCTCAAGCCACTGTGTTCTGGGATTTTGGCAGGCTCTGACTGGTACTATACTTTGGTAAGTGCCAAATTATGGATAATGCCTTACTTCAACCTTTAAattagaaatacatttgcaataatGTCTCACCATGTGAGGTGTGATTGCCCTCAAAGACAGACAGGATGAAGGTGAATTGTGATGGATGCAAGGTGTCTGGCAGGCTGCACAGACTTAATATTCCCAGCAATTTTACCTAAGAACTGCCAGACCATACTGCTGACAATATGTTGAAAACTGTTTTACAGCTTGGTGATTGTTTTTCTCATACTCGTAGTCTGCTCAGCTGTCTATTAACAATGAATTGTGTTTTGGTTCCTTAGGTTCGCTCCCTCCTCTTTGGGGCCTTGTCCTGTGAGCAGGGTGATGGTTGTACCTTTGTGCTGCCCAGTCTGGTGTGTTCCAGTGATACAGAAGAAGATGGGGGATATGACAGTGTCAGTGGTGCACTGTAAGTTACCATAGAACAATGAACCAGCCAAAAACTATTTTTGTACCCTGCAATCTTTTTCAGCAGACCATATTTTGTCTTTTTCCATTGTGTAGTGTcttgactttactttcattaatctgatgactgttatttatttaatcaactaactatgtttaattgttacccaattaaatgaatcatgtaacaattaactcattaggatttggggcaccatGGAAGAGGTTATTTAAAGAATGACCATCTCCTGAATTAAACTCTAAAGAGCTTTAACTATCACATCaatcttctactgttgttcacTCTGGAAGACGGCCAGCCATGTCAGTGGTTCCCATTGGTGATGAGGGCAGCTAACCAGCCGCACCAGTGATTGTCTGGAAGGCGAGCCTCTCACCCACGCCTCGTGCCGATTACTCAGGGTTCAggactcagaccccttgacatgaACAGCTGCAACCCGGCAATGTTCCGGTCCAAAGGAAGGTGAGTTTATTTCTTCACCTTGTGTTGAGGTTCAAAGTTCCAACCATTTCAAATGTGTAGCCCCCGTTTCCTTGTCTCTGAGATTCTGCGTTTAAACCACTTTAGACGTGGCTGCAACTCACCGTCTTTCTTGATCTAATGTTATTTTTGTGGcaatccttttatgcactctggccGAAGGGGACGGTTCCATCAGGCTGACATGCTCTCTGACCTCAATTGGGGCGTGGCTACTTACTGTGCACAAAGTTATGTAAAACTAACTCTCTCTTATGGCTCCAAAAATCACATTCATATCttaaaaatacatacatttttcatattATATGGAAACTTGATAAAGGGGATATACTTAGTATTTCATCCATACTGCTTTTCATTTTGTGATGTCTTAAAAAATGGTATGAGTTTTTTTTTATAGCTCCCCACATTCTTATGTTAGAATTATTGTTCCACTTTCCACTTTTGACTTTCAGCACGAAACACCTATTAACAATTCCTCTGGTGGATTTTactggagggggagaaggagccCTCTTCTCCTGTAATTTACAACAGGGTGTGAACTGTCAAACCGGTCCAGTTCCCTCTTCATCTCTTCTGTGGGTGAGAGAAGGTCTGGTTATTGTAACCATTGCCAAGCTGACCTGACCCATtgtgatcctcacaggacagtcatgacaaatGTAATTGTATTTAATATTTAAATTTGAGTGCTTTAAATGATGGCCATATTTTATGAACTATTTGTTTTTACTTACAAATAAGTTATTCCAATGGTATATGTGCATCTGTTGCAAGGAGGAGAGTAGATTTGAAAGTCAGACATCAAAAACATAAAGACTCCGGACATTTTGCGAGAAGATTTATTTTTTAACTCccactttgggctggatgtgtagttcatacatgcataaacataatgagtgacagctagcaagatgtacacacaggagagagagagagcaatgatgtggtgcacatatctgcacgagtccacttttggctcgtgagtgctactttcagaactactggctaaaaagtatcaGAATCTCTTTTAAGTGATGTATAGTGTAGTTGATCTAGACCTGCCCATGAAAACATTCCTCAAGGCAAGCGCATGGATGCCACACCTGAGGAATGTGTAACTAAACATACAGATCACACTGAGCATTCTCTTGTAGCTTCAGGCAGTTTCCTCTGGTTGCATAAGAGTAGACAACTGCGAGGGAAACCGGCTCATAGTGAGTCTGGTCCACTGTGGTACTGAGGCAGAGGCATTGACAAGCCACAGTAGTGAATTGCTACCCTCTCTTCAGGGTTCCATCTGAAGAGAGAACAACTATGGAAAGTTCTCTATCAGAAACACATGatcatgtgtaacagtatagcttaccTAGCTGGTATCACACTTGTAGCCTGTTCTTGTTCTAGATGCTCGTGTGCTTTTAACGTGTTCATTATCTCAGGACATGTTCAGCCTACTGTGCAAGTAAATATAACTTTCAGAGACCAGTGAACAAACAATATTGACACAAGAAAAACCTATGACAAGGGTCTTCTGTTAAAGGAAAAGAACAAGGGTAATAAATACTATGCTCTTTATTTAAATATGACAGCTTCTATTAAAACATGTTTAATAGAACCTGCCTCTGCATTGAACTGTACAATCAAAATAAAGATACAAGCAGCTCTCATTGTAACAAACTTTGCTTTTTGAACTGAAGTCTAGAATTGGCCAACAGAACAAAACTGTCTGATCAGGTCACTAGGCCAGTGGAGACCCGGACATCATGGGGAAGCTAGCTTTGATATAGTGCCATCTGACAGGGAGAATTGCTTGTACTTTCAAGGTTGGTGAGGTTATTGTCAACCTCTAGTGCCATAATGCTTACAAAAACATTTGTCATCCAGTGCTGATGCCTTTCATCTCCCTGCACAATATGAAAGGCATGCAGGGTATTGTTAATGATGAAACACCTGATAGCCAGTCTGTACCAGAATCAATATTTTTTTCCTGGTTAGGGGAGAGCCCTTGAAGCAGGACAGAAGCCTTCAGTGAGGGTGCACTGTTACATCAACAAGAACACCACCAAGGGTACCTCAGATGATACACAGAATATGAAGGATTCTAAGATCATGTCATACTTTTTCAAGCCTTAAAAATAATAATAGCTTGTTCATTCACATATGTCCCATGGTGAAAAGCATTGAACACATTGAAAGGGAATGAGGTCTCCGATCAGATGCCGTAAATTAATTAAGACAGCAGGGCATGATGGGAAAAGTGTTAAATATGGCTACTTGTCAGTTTCTGCTCTGTGTTCATTAGCTGTTTAAATCAACATGTGCATAGTACATGTTACTCTTAAAATGTTGCTGCACACAAGTAATGTTGTAAATGCACAGTGCATTTGTCTGCAGCAACAATGAAAATGAAAACCTGCAATTAAAGATGAAATAAGTGACCTGATTATTATCACTTAATGAAATGTCCTATTGGAGCTTTACAGCAGGGACAACTGATGAGACAAGGAAATGCTGATTGTGAACAATTATGCCTAAAGCTAAATTGAAGCTGTAAAACAAGTTAAAAAAACATGGTCACCTGACCAACATCCATTGTGAGTTTTCAGATATGCTTTCTTTAACCTTGTGCGTAAATGGTCATTACCATTGCATCCCAGTGGATACTGAAGAAAGCTGTGTAGCCTagataaaattaaaataaaacattACAAATGTATACAATATAAAATCAGACAGGCTAGAGGTTACTCCATCACCCAATAACCTTCCACATCACTTGCAGTCACACCCTTTGCATCACAGCAGGAGTgagtacttccggcgccgacagagatggccgcctcgcttcgcgttccttgGAAactgcacaagcatttcgctacactcgcattaacatccgctaaccatgtgtatgtgacaaataaaaattgatAGATTTAACAGAAACATCAAGTCAAAATGTCCCATCCTTAAAAACAATTAACTTGGTCCATGTACAACCCAAATTGcactcaaatgtattttataaaagCCCATTTTACAAGAGCAGGTGTCAAAGTGCTATATAGattcccagcctaaaaccccaaagagcaagcaatgcagatgtagaagcacagtggctaggaaaaactctagaaaggcaggaatcacctagaggaaccaggctctgccGGGTGgcgattataacagtacatggccattaaggccagatcgttcttaaAGACGTTTAAACggtcatagatgaccagcagagtcATAACCaaagtggttatagagggtgcaacagtatAACACTGTGAGTaaatatcagttggcttttcatagcagaCCATTGAGgttgagagtgagagaaagagttgaAAACAGTAGGCCTGCGACAAAGTAGCGCTTCCAGTGAACAGTCAGAAACTGATATGCAGCAACGGCACCTGGTCTTCATACAATCCATTAGATCAGTCAAACAACTTAAAATGTCACTTGTCCAAAAATATACCAAAACATTTCAACAACATTCATTCACATCACATAGACACATGCCCTTATGCCTACATAAAAATGTTTGCCCTTCAATATCATTTATtattaatttgatttgtttaatctGAGTCACTGAAAGTTGTTTTTCGAGGCCTTATTATTCAGACTTGATGGTAGATCTTAAGGATTCTCCTGCCTGTGAGTTTTCTAACTTTATGCAGCTCACTCTACCAATCCCTGCTGGTGCCAGAGAGACTAAGGGATCCCCAAACCCAGTGACCTCTGCTACTAGATCACCAATATGTTGCTAGAGGGCAGGACACCGGACAGTCCTGCCTGCTCAGGTCAGagcctcctcagtctctctccaagTGGTAAGAGTGATGAGTGTGTGGACAGTGGTGAGTGATGATATTGAACCTTGAAGATTTACTGTTTGTTACTATTGCTTGTTATAATGGATTCTGTGTTATACAAGTCCTTTGCTTATGTCACCATCTCCTTATACAGTCAATATTATTATTGCTTGTGCTATTACTCCTTTTATTCTCATGCAATGTttattatgtacagtatattcattaATCTCTCGTCTCTGTACAGAACCACATTCATCTCATATGTCCTCTTGAACTAAAGTTCTCTATTGTAGATAACTCTGAGGTTGCCTTATTCCTCTGACCGGGACAGGGGTCAGCGAGTCATGGACCAGTCTAACTGGAGAGCCGCTCTCTTTCAGTATCGTATTCTGATGTTACTTACGGTCTGCAAATCAGCTCAGCTCATGATGGAACACTCACATGTACGATCCATAGATTTTCATTCCTGACCCAATCAACTTTTCACTGGCTACTACTGACCCAGATTCTTAATCTCTACCTTCTGGGCTTTGTTTTACAGCCCAAATCCCAAAATAACAGACTTGTTCCTCATGTGAGAGCCAGAGCTTCATCTTCAACACGACTACATCCTTTATCCCATTGAACAGGGATTAGGTCAAAGACAACTAGAGACTTTCCAAGATCGATACtttgcagcaggtagcctagcagatGTGTCAGACAACCCTCTGCTTTATTCATCCATGTCTTCAGTCTATTAAAGATTAACACTCAGTTCTGATGGTGAAGTCAGTGCATGTATTGTCAGTGTTCCATCTGAGAGATGGGCCTGATTGAATCCTGGAGGAATGATGGTCTCAGCAGGGCAGCTCAGCCACCAACATCAGTCCTTAATCCCCGCCAGCAGGAACCAAAGCAGTCTGACATCTTCAAGGGGCAGACAAGAGGAAACTCCTAATTCCCATACTAGCCTCCATACAATCTCTAGTTTGGGTACTCTGCCACTATTGACAGCAACACAGTGATGTCATCTGGCTTTCCTCCTGTGGGAATGAGAAAGAGATGCGGTCAGGAGGATGAATGGACTGAGTTTGGGAACAATCAAATGTATCATCCTTAATGGAAGGAAAACTATTAAAAAAACAAGGGATCAGTCACTTCTTATTCCTCTCTGGGTGTCATTCTCCCTGAAGCAGGGCAGGAATGGAGCCAATGGACTGAAATGAGTACTACCTTGGCTTTGTCTCCAATTTCCACTCACGTGAAGTGATAATCATTACCTCTTACATTCAGCCCATTGTCACAGGCAAACTGTGCAAAAGGTGACATGTAGTTGGGGTTGTATGCCAGAACATGGGCCTGCTCTGCAATGCTCCTGGCTGTCTGCTGGATACTCTCATAGTTAGTGTTCTACAAAAAACAAAATGGAGGATAGTGTTAACATTTTTGGAATGTCTCGTTCCTCCACTACAATACTCTACTTACTGTAAACATGTTTGTTGCACACAGGTACTGCAAGGATTTATGAGAGGGTGTACCTTCAGTTTTTTCAACTCCTGAAGGATCATGTGTTCGGGCATGTTATCGAAGAGGCCATCTGTGGCTGTGAGAATGATGTCCCCCAACTGGACGTCAAAGGAGGAGCTGTCTGCAGCATCAGGACTGAAGGGGCACAGAGAgacactgagtcagtgtggaagtCTTACAAGAGCATATCAACACAACGTAGGGAAATAAGTCTTGCGGCGCATTAGTTACCTGTCAtgattatacagtgccttggaaAGCGGCCTTAATTCTCTCTGCCCCAGACTCCCCGCCAGTCATGGCTGTCATACAAACCATTTGTAACCCAGCAGTCTTTCCATTAAGGCTTTAGTAATACAGGTTTCAAAATAATCATGATTACAGTCACAGATTTAGCTCTAAATAAAACAATGAACATCTTGTCTGCCCATCAAGGGCTAAAAATGCTGCCttaggcacttaaccctaactgCTCCAGGGACGCCATTAATAACGGCAGACTTTGGCCGTGAGCCCACGGGGGGAGTTGGGATaagcaaaaaaaacatttccaattcacacatgcgtataatgtgaaataggacaaaacaCCTACCAAATTAAAAAACTCCCTGTTCTAGAATACAGGGGTCAGAAAGCCTTTGGGCCAGCAGACCTGGGATTGGCTCCTGTGAGGAGGGCCCTAAGTTAATCCCTCTGTGTGTCTGATGACACTGAGCTGGCTAGGACAGTAGCAGGGATCCAACACCCACCCCACACTGAAGTATCTAGCGCAGCTGATGGCATGCGACAGCAGCACACGGCCCCAGCCGCCCCTGGCCTGCATGCACACTGACTGTGGCAGTACTGGACACTCAATAAAGCTGCAGCAAAACTGTACAAACCAGGGAGCAGCTCAAGGGCTGAACCAATGCTGAGACTGAGGGTCTCTGTGCTTCAAAGCCAAACCACAGCTTCTTTACAATACAAAATATGGCTTCGACAGAATCCACTGACCTGTCACTGAGGACAGCCCCCTCTGCCTCAGGCGGGGCGATAGAGAGCTGGAAGGGGGTGTTAAAGTAATGCTGCTGTTCATCGGAGCGGTGCACTACCTCTCCTCCCCGCACCACCAGGAAGCCAGAGTCTCCCAGGTTGGCTGTGTGCAGCCTGTGACTCTGCCGGTCCAGCACCACGATACAGGCCGTGCTGCTGCCTGGAGGGAAACACAAGAGGATGAATATATGGGTCGTGTAATGGGAATTTTAATTTttgtgctgttctaataaccaatttctgtgttcatgcaagtggctgACTGTATAAATGATCactatcagtagctgcaatttgCCCAGACCGTGTTTGAGAATGAACAAAATCTCAGTTTCAAGGGCTCAGCTTAGAGAGAAAAAAGCCTTGTGGAGGTGTtggtctgtcacacacacatatacatacacatatacatacacacacatatacatacacacacatatacatacacacacataaatatatacacaaatatatatacacatatatacatacatatatgtatacatatatacacatacatgtatatgtatatatatatatgtatatgtatgtatatatatatacacatatacacatatatatatatatatatatatatatacacatacatatatatatatatatatatatatacacatacatatacacatatatatatacacatatatacacatatatatatatatacacatatatacacatatatatatacacacacatatatatatatatatatatacacacatatatatatatacacacatatatatatatatatatatatatatatatatatatatatatatatacacatatatatatatatatatacacatatatatatatatatacacatatatacacatatatatatatacacacatatatatatacacatatatatatacacatatatatatatacacacacacacacatatatatatatatatatatatacacacacacatatatatatatatatatatatatatatatatatatatatatatatgtgtatatatatatatatatatatatatgtgtgtatatatatatatatatatatatatgtgtgtatatatatatgtatatatatatatatatgtatatatatatatatatatgtatatatatatatatatatatatatatgtatatatatatatatatatatatatatatacgtttatatgtatatatatatatatatatacatatatatatatatatatatatatatatacacacatatatacacacatatatatatatatatatatacacacatatatatatatatatatatatatatatatatatatatattatatatatatatatatatatatacacatatatatacacatatatatattatacacacatatatatatatatatatatatatatatatatatatatacacatatatatatacacatatatatatatacacatatatatatatacacatatatatatacacatatatatatacacatatatatatacacatatatatatacacatatatatacacacacacacacacacacacacatatatatatatatatatatatacacatatatatatatatatacacatatatatatatacacacatatatatatatatatatatatatatatatatacacacatatatatatatacacatatatatatacacacatatatatatatatacatatatatatatatacacatatatatatatatacacacatatatatatatatacacatatatatatatatacacatatatatatatatatacacatatatatatatatacacatatatatatatatatacacatatatatacacatatatacacatatatatatatatatatatatatatatacacatatatatatatatatatacacatatatatatatatatacatatatatatatatatatatatacacacatatatatatatatatatatatatatacacatatatatatatatacatatatatatatatatatacacacatatatatacatatatatatatatatatatatacacacatatatatatatatatatatacacacatatatata is a window of Oncorhynchus kisutch isolate 150728-3 linkage group LG3, Okis_V2, whole genome shotgun sequence DNA encoding:
- the LOC109878250 gene encoding protein phosphatase PTC7 homolog; protein product: MFSVLSYGRLVARAVIGGLSQTDSGDYSLVTARCGFGKDFRKGILKKGMCYGDDACFIARHRSADVLGVADGVGGWRDYGVDPSQFSGTLMKTCERLVKEGRFVPGNPVGVLTSSYYELLQNKVPLLGSSTACIVVLDRQSHRLHTANLGDSGFLVVRGGEVVHRSDEQQHYFNTPFQLSIAPPEAEGAVLSDSPDAADSSSFDVQLGDIILTATDGLFDNMPEHMILQELKKLKNTNYESIQQTARSIAEQAHVLAYNPNYMSPFAQFACDNGLNVRGGKPDDITVLLSIVAEYPN